In a genomic window of Deinococcus metalli:
- a CDS encoding response regulator — protein sequence MDERFLLVIEDSDEDFEAVLWALRRLGRDVRLERCTDGDQAMQRLHLDGEPCPGLILLDLNLPGTDGREVLAHLKRDPVLHVLPVLVMSTSSSDDDVRACYDAGANGYLVKPVDFAQFTHQIRVMCEFWLDTAQLPVPLRPGQQ from the coding sequence ATGGACGAACGCTTCCTGCTGGTGATCGAGGACAGCGACGAGGACTTCGAGGCGGTGCTGTGGGCCCTGCGGCGCCTGGGCCGCGACGTGCGCCTGGAGCGCTGCACCGACGGTGACCAGGCGATGCAGCGCCTGCACTTGGACGGCGAGCCGTGCCCCGGCCTGATCCTGCTCGACCTGAACCTGCCGGGCACCGACGGCCGCGAGGTGCTCGCCCACCTCAAGCGCGATCCCGTGCTGCACGTGCTGCCGGTGCTGGTGATGTCCACGTCCTCCAGCGACGACGACGTGCGCGCGTGCTACGACGCCGGCGCGAACGGATACCTGGTCAAGCCGGTGGACTTCGCGCAGTTCACGCACCAGATCCGCGTGATGTGCGAGTTCTGGCTCGACACCGCGCAGCTGCCGGTGCCCCTCCGGCCGGGACAGCAATGA
- a CDS encoding ATP-binding protein: MTVHPTGAGAAPLRILIVDDSPEDADTFSRFLRRWPDQPVELHTAELGEDAIEQLRHAPPDLLLLDYQLPDMTGVEFLAQARPDCPVIMLTGLGDERVAVNAMQAGAQDYLVKGTLKSDDLWRAAANAIERRALERDLRREQQRSRTILESITDGFLSLDAAQHVTYLNAAACELLGVTAASALHRPLLDALPWLAGTALPTALSAADDAQTTVSEELHDPHTDRWLGVRVYPAPGGLSVYLGDVTLRMHAQERDRQATARLRQLYGASLALNTVLLLEDSEQLIVDQAQHVLGARSAALVLYVFDDDVPRLRVTAVAGPAPDLPAPPAALALDDPHALAHAARAGHVVTPPDGAPGWTAVPITQGSRVLGVLGVLDMPLSTPDDRTLLLTFAELCAQTLDRVTLAQAERQHRLTLERRVQERTAALERSNRELEQFAYVASHDLKEPLRTVSSFAQLLQGRHGAQLDERGQRYLTIVIEGAQRMFTLIEDVLAMARVSHAASPRPVHLDGLLDDVVSSLDSLSQETGAQITSSPLPTLAGDPTQFVQLFQNVIGNALKFRRPGVPPRVHVAAHPVPEGWEFTVTDNGIGMEAQYLEQVFTVFQRLHSRQAYPGNGIGLSVCQKIVESHGGRIWLESVPDQGTTLHFTLPERPALPA; the protein is encoded by the coding sequence ATGACGGTGCACCCCACCGGCGCCGGCGCGGCCCCGCTGCGTATCCTGATCGTGGACGACAGCCCCGAGGACGCCGACACCTTCTCGCGCTTCCTGCGCCGCTGGCCGGACCAGCCGGTCGAGCTGCACACCGCCGAACTTGGCGAGGACGCCATCGAGCAGCTGCGTCACGCGCCGCCGGACCTGCTGCTGCTCGACTACCAGCTGCCGGACATGACCGGGGTGGAGTTTCTCGCGCAGGCCCGGCCGGACTGCCCGGTGATCATGCTGACCGGCCTGGGCGACGAGCGGGTCGCCGTGAACGCCATGCAGGCCGGCGCGCAGGACTACCTCGTGAAGGGCACGCTGAAGTCCGACGACCTGTGGCGGGCTGCGGCCAACGCCATCGAACGCCGCGCGCTGGAACGCGACCTGCGCCGCGAGCAGCAGCGGTCGCGCACCATCCTGGAGAGCATCACGGACGGTTTTCTGTCGCTGGACGCGGCGCAGCACGTGACCTACCTGAACGCCGCGGCGTGCGAACTGCTGGGCGTGACGGCCGCCAGCGCGCTGCACCGGCCGCTGCTGGACGCCCTGCCGTGGCTGGCCGGCACCGCGCTGCCCACGGCGCTGAGCGCTGCTGACGACGCGCAGACGACCGTGTCCGAGGAACTCCACGACCCGCACACCGACCGCTGGCTGGGCGTGCGCGTGTACCCGGCGCCGGGCGGCCTGTCGGTGTACCTGGGCGACGTCACGCTGCGGATGCACGCCCAGGAACGCGACCGTCAGGCGACCGCCCGCCTGCGGCAGCTGTACGGCGCGTCGCTGGCCCTGAACACCGTGCTGCTGCTGGAGGACTCCGAGCAGCTGATCGTGGACCAGGCGCAGCACGTGCTCGGCGCCCGCAGCGCCGCGCTGGTCCTGTACGTCTTCGACGACGACGTGCCCCGGCTGCGCGTCACGGCCGTGGCCGGCCCGGCGCCGGACCTGCCCGCCCCGCCGGCCGCCCTGGCGCTGGACGACCCGCACGCCCTGGCCCACGCGGCGCGCGCGGGCCACGTGGTCACGCCGCCCGACGGCGCCCCCGGGTGGACCGCCGTGCCGATCACCCAGGGCAGCCGCGTGCTGGGCGTGCTGGGCGTACTGGACATGCCGCTGTCGACGCCCGACGACCGCACGCTGCTCCTGACCTTCGCGGAACTGTGCGCCCAGACGCTTGACCGCGTGACGCTCGCGCAGGCCGAGCGGCAGCACCGCCTGACGCTGGAACGCCGTGTGCAGGAGCGCACGGCCGCGCTGGAACGCAGCAACCGTGAACTGGAGCAGTTCGCGTACGTCGCGTCGCACGACCTCAAGGAGCCGCTGCGGACCGTGAGTTCCTTCGCGCAGCTGCTCCAGGGCCGCCACGGCGCGCAGCTCGACGAGCGCGGGCAGCGCTACCTGACCATCGTGATCGAGGGCGCGCAGCGCATGTTCACCCTGATCGAGGACGTGCTCGCCATGGCCCGTGTGAGCCACGCCGCCAGCCCCCGCCCGGTGCACCTCGACGGCCTGCTGGACGACGTGGTCTCGAGCCTGGACTCGCTGAGCCAGGAGACCGGCGCGCAGATCACGTCCTCGCCGCTGCCCACGCTGGCCGGCGATCCCACGCAGTTCGTGCAGCTGTTCCAGAACGTGATCGGCAACGCCCTGAAGTTCCGCCGGCCCGGCGTGCCGCCGCGCGTGCACGTCGCCGCCCACCCGGTGCCCGAGGGCTGGGAATTCACGGTCACGGACAACGGCATCGGCATGGAGGCGCAGTACCTGGAGCAGGTGTTCACGGTGTTCCAGCGGCTGCACAGCCGTCAGGCGTATCCCGGCAACGGTATCGGGCTGTCGGTGTGCCAGAAGATCGTGGAGAGCCACGGCGGGCGCATCTGGCTGGAGTCGGTGCCGGACCAGGGCACCACCCTGCACTTCACGCTGCCCGAACGCCCCGCGCTGCCCGCGTGA
- the pyrF gene encoding orotidine-5'-phosphate decarboxylase produces the protein MTFAHVVTDRTRRLGTRLCVGLDPRTEAYRDPDHLRAHTLDVLEATAPYAACVKPQLAFYEALGLEGLHILEEVCAAARTLGLPVLLDGKRGDIGSTALAYAQGWLTGRHAGAALTVNPFLGFETLTPFVETARAQGGAVFVLVKTSNPGQGDLQGSGVSERVAVEVARLCAEELGTEELGAGKPGTGYASVGAVVGATHPQDLALYRALMPRALLLLPGLGAQGGAAGALTGAFAPGGVGALASASRGVQYASGLDVTASVAAARTFRDDLNAALGVAAP, from the coding sequence ATGACGTTCGCGCACGTGGTCACGGACCGCACCCGCCGCCTCGGCACGCGTCTGTGCGTGGGCCTCGACCCGCGCACCGAGGCCTACCGCGACCCGGATCACCTGCGGGCGCACACGCTCGACGTGCTGGAGGCCACCGCGCCGTACGCCGCATGCGTCAAGCCGCAGCTCGCGTTCTACGAGGCGCTGGGCCTGGAGGGCCTGCACATCCTAGAGGAGGTCTGTGCGGCGGCCCGTACGCTGGGCCTGCCGGTGCTGCTGGACGGCAAGCGCGGCGACATCGGCAGCACCGCCCTGGCCTACGCGCAGGGCTGGTTGACCGGCCGGCACGCGGGCGCGGCGCTGACCGTCAATCCCTTCCTGGGCTTCGAGACCCTGACGCCCTTCGTGGAGACCGCGCGGGCGCAGGGTGGCGCGGTGTTCGTGCTGGTCAAGACCAGCAACCCCGGCCAGGGCGACCTGCAGGGCAGCGGCGTGAGCGAGCGCGTGGCGGTCGAGGTGGCGCGGCTGTGCGCCGAGGAGCTGGGCACCGAGGAGTTGGGCGCCGGGAAGCCGGGCACCGGGTACGCCAGCGTGGGCGCGGTGGTGGGCGCCACGCACCCGCAGGACCTGGCGCTGTACCGCGCGCTGATGCCGCGTGCCCTGCTGCTGCTGCCGGGCCTGGGCGCGCAGGGCGGCGCGGCCGGTGCGCTCACCGGAGCCTTCGCGCCGGGCGGGGTGGGTGCCCTGGCGAGCGCCAGCCGGGGCGTGCAGTACGCCAGCGGCCTGGACGTGACCGCGAGCGTGGCGGCGGCGCGCACCTTCCGGGACGACCTGAACGCCGCGCTGGGCGTCGCCGCGCCCTGA
- a CDS encoding 3-keto-5-aminohexanoate cleavage protein — translation MGISSGFWILPDVAGHLDAARAYAALTPAERPDFVSVNLHEPHALALADVLLAADIGVEAGVWNPHAVATFRAWPQAQRTLRVLVELPDEPVATALPLADDLLRGLAGVAPAVPRLLHGLDRSAWPMLRRAAALGLSTRTGLEDTVRLPDGSPAPGNAALVAAARDVLASAR, via the coding sequence GTGGGGATCTCCAGCGGGTTCTGGATCCTGCCCGACGTGGCCGGGCACCTGGACGCCGCGCGCGCCTACGCGGCCCTGACCCCCGCAGAGCGGCCGGACTTCGTGTCCGTGAACCTGCACGAGCCGCACGCCCTGGCGCTGGCCGATGTGCTGCTGGCGGCGGACATCGGCGTCGAGGCGGGGGTGTGGAACCCGCACGCGGTCGCCACCTTCCGGGCGTGGCCGCAGGCCCAGCGGACACTGCGGGTACTGGTAGAACTCCCGGACGAACCGGTGGCCACCGCACTGCCCCTCGCAGATGACCTGTTGCGCGGCCTGGCGGGCGTGGCGCCGGCCGTGCCCCGGCTGCTGCACGGCCTGGACCGCAGCGCGTGGCCGATGCTGCGCCGCGCCGCCGCCCTGGGCCTGTCCACCCGCACCGGGCTGGAGGACACCGTGCGGCTGCCGGACGGATCGCCGGCACCGGGCAACGCGGCCCTCGTGGCAGCGGCCCGCGACGTGTTAGCCTCGGCGCGATGA
- a CDS encoding DUF1028 domain-containing protein — MTFSIAARDPDTGDVGVAVASKFLAVGALVPWARAGAGAVATQSYVNPTFGPVGLERLAAGHAAPDVSAQFQRDDPGIAQRQFGIVDAFGRSATFTGPGCHAWAGGVALPDVAIQGNILTGPEVVDAMLAAWHAGAGLSLPARLLGALRAGDDAGGDRRGRQSAALLCAGPGRGYGGLTDEWVNLRADDHPRPCHELARLLEVHDLLFGRPQETRPLSDPELAWLRARLLRQGYATHLPDGPWDDATERAAWALYGTENLEERWVPGGHVDPVALAYLRRQDA; from the coding sequence ATGACCTTCTCGATCGCAGCCCGCGACCCGGACACCGGGGACGTCGGTGTGGCCGTCGCCAGCAAGTTCCTCGCCGTGGGCGCCCTGGTGCCGTGGGCGCGGGCCGGGGCCGGCGCGGTCGCCACGCAGAGCTACGTGAATCCCACCTTCGGCCCGGTCGGCCTGGAGCGCCTTGCGGCCGGTCACGCGGCACCCGACGTCAGCGCGCAGTTCCAGCGCGACGATCCGGGCATCGCGCAGCGGCAGTTCGGGATCGTGGACGCCTTTGGGCGCAGCGCCACCTTCACCGGCCCCGGCTGCCACGCGTGGGCGGGCGGCGTGGCGCTGCCGGACGTCGCCATTCAGGGCAACATCCTGACCGGGCCGGAGGTCGTGGACGCTATGCTGGCGGCGTGGCACGCCGGGGCCGGGCTGTCCCTGCCCGCGCGGCTGCTGGGCGCGCTGCGCGCCGGGGACGACGCCGGCGGCGACCGGCGCGGCCGGCAGTCCGCCGCGCTGCTGTGCGCCGGACCGGGGCGCGGCTACGGCGGGCTCACGGACGAGTGGGTGAACCTGCGCGCCGACGACCACCCCCGGCCGTGCCACGAACTCGCGCGGCTGCTGGAGGTTCATGACCTGCTGTTCGGGCGCCCGCAGGAGACCCGGCCCCTGAGCGATCCGGAACTCGCGTGGCTGCGCGCCCGGCTGCTGCGGCAGGGCTACGCCACTCACCTGCCCGACGGCCCGTGGGACGACGCCACCGAGCGCGCCGCGTGGGCGCTGTACGGCACCGAGAACCTCGAGGAGCGCTGGGTGCCGGGCGGGCACGTGGACCCGGTGGCCCTGGCGTACCTGCGCCGGCAGGACGCGTAG
- a CDS encoding Rrf2 family transcriptional regulator — MRLSATDVYAFQALGFLGSQEPGRWISSDEISESTGVHRPYLVRILAALTAKGVVKSKKGIGGGYALARKPQLISLCEVVRAIDGPVAPLSCISLNWHEPCEEESRCHVRATVYTRMRDAMLGVLQEFSVQDLVTDARQGVSYGHCLGHLLKPNA; from the coding sequence ATGCGGCTTTCCGCGACGGACGTGTACGCCTTCCAGGCGCTCGGCTTCCTGGGGTCCCAGGAGCCCGGCCGCTGGATATCCAGTGACGAGATCAGCGAATCCACCGGCGTGCACCGGCCGTACCTGGTGCGCATCCTGGCCGCCCTGACCGCCAAGGGCGTCGTGAAGAGCAAGAAGGGCATCGGCGGCGGCTACGCCCTGGCGCGCAAACCCCAGCTGATCAGCCTGTGCGAGGTGGTGCGCGCCATCGACGGCCCGGTCGCGCCGCTGTCGTGCATCAGCCTGAACTGGCACGAACCCTGTGAGGAGGAGAGCCGCTGCCACGTGCGCGCCACCGTGTACACCCGTATGCGTGACGCGATGCTGGGTGTGCTTCAGGAATTCAGCGTGCAGGACCTCGTCACCGACGCGCGTCAGGGCGTGTCCTACGGGCACTGCCTGGGTCACCTGCTCAAGCCCAACGCCTGA
- a CDS encoding N-acetylmuramoyl-L-alanine amidase family protein, which produces MNGTVLPRLSGLAGRAARPLFLTSLLFAAMAPESAQAAPRVGTHDTYTRLVFDLPKTAPLDVSVTAQSVTVKLGVRLRTEQGPLKAPGVTAYAVSGGTVTVTMASGYAHAKASVLPASGGQGARLIIDVLKGASVASVPVTPARKAVVTRPASTSALRRPRVVLDAGHGGIDPGMASRWVVEKEVTLDVALRTRAELLRHGVDVTMVRTTDTQLSTVKRTDLDERSRLATSGTVAAYVSIHVNSGSSAAQGIETYYFGQPLGGSNRSLAVAENGGGSTGEELTRQAANSAQSALGDILSQAKLSFSRDLARRVQASLVSATGAVNRGVLTDAFYVIKNPTTPAVLVEVGYGSHPTEGQKLATAAYRERLAQGLARAILDFLHTE; this is translated from the coding sequence GTGAACGGCACTGTTCTTCCCCGTCTGTCAGGGCTGGCCGGCCGGGCCGCGCGCCCTCTGTTCCTGACCTCCCTGCTGTTCGCCGCCATGGCTCCCGAGTCCGCGCAGGCCGCGCCCCGCGTCGGCACGCACGACACCTACACCCGGCTGGTGTTCGACCTGCCCAAGACCGCGCCGCTGGACGTGAGCGTCACCGCCCAGAGCGTCACCGTGAAGCTCGGCGTGCGCCTGAGGACCGAACAGGGTCCCCTGAAGGCGCCGGGCGTGACCGCCTACGCCGTGTCGGGCGGCACCGTCACGGTGACCATGGCCAGCGGCTACGCACACGCCAAGGCGAGCGTGCTGCCGGCCAGCGGGGGCCAGGGCGCCCGGCTCATCATCGACGTGCTCAAGGGCGCGAGCGTCGCGTCCGTGCCGGTGACGCCTGCCCGCAAGGCCGTCGTCACCCGCCCTGCCAGCACCTCGGCGCTGCGCCGTCCCCGGGTGGTGCTCGACGCCGGGCACGGCGGCATCGACCCCGGCATGGCCAGCCGCTGGGTGGTGGAGAAGGAGGTCACGCTGGACGTCGCGCTGCGCACCCGCGCCGAACTGCTCCGCCACGGCGTGGACGTCACCATGGTCCGCACCACCGACACGCAGCTCAGCACCGTCAAGCGCACGGACCTCGACGAACGTTCGCGCCTGGCGACGTCCGGCACCGTCGCCGCATACGTCAGCATCCACGTGAACTCCGGGTCCTCCGCCGCGCAGGGCATCGAGACGTATTACTTCGGGCAGCCACTGGGCGGCAGCAACCGCAGCCTGGCCGTCGCGGAAAACGGTGGCGGCAGCACCGGCGAGGAACTCACCCGGCAGGCCGCGAACAGCGCCCAGAGCGCCCTGGGTGACATCCTCTCGCAGGCCAAGCTGTCGTTCAGCCGCGACCTCGCGCGACGGGTGCAGGCCAGCCTGGTCAGCGCCACGGGCGCGGTCAACCGCGGCGTGCTCACCGACGCCTTCTACGTCATCAAGAACCCCACCACCCCCGCCGTGCTGGTCGAGGTCGGGTACGGCTCGCACCCCACCGAGGGACAGAAACTCGCCACCGCCGCGTACCGTGAGCGCCTCGCCCAGGGCCTCGCCCGCGCCATCCTGGACTTCCTGCACACCGAGTGA
- a CDS encoding glutamate ligase domain-containing protein gives MTDPPPPSPAPDYAWLYARTRSGRARGPAGARALLDTLGAPDAAFRSVRVIGTNGKGSTCAMLEAGLIAGGVRAGRFTSPHLHDYEERVRVQGVNLDPARTAAFIAWAQAHAPDAAFFDLTLALACVAFAEGGVDLAVMEAGVGGVSDATQALRNVAAVAITNVDLDHVGALGDTVEAIARDKAGAALPGVPLLTTATGPALDVIRDVALKAGATLFTPHTHPEVFAVPRPPVLAGPHQLQNAALAVATLRTLGCAAGVDAALNATHPGRLERFTVEGRTVLVDGGHNPHATRALAAAVARADVLLFGNLARKDTAGALAPLLALAPVRVYTAPGGAATPPAELAAHFGGEAVDDPAAALARALVLTPPGGTLLVAGSLYLAGTVRAELSRRSSEP, from the coding sequence GTGACGGACCCGCCGCCGCCCTCCCCTGCTCCCGATTACGCGTGGCTGTACGCCCGCACGCGCTCCGGCCGGGCGCGTGGGCCGGCGGGCGCACGGGCGCTGCTGGACACGCTGGGCGCCCCGGACGCGGCCTTCCGCAGCGTGCGCGTGATCGGCACGAACGGCAAGGGCAGCACCTGCGCCATGCTGGAGGCCGGACTGATCGCCGGCGGCGTGCGTGCGGGGCGCTTCACCAGCCCGCACCTGCACGACTACGAGGAACGTGTCCGCGTGCAGGGCGTGAACCTGGATCCGGCGCGCACGGCGGCGTTCATCGCGTGGGCGCAGGCACATGCGCCGGACGCCGCCTTCTTCGACCTCACGCTGGCGCTGGCGTGCGTGGCCTTCGCGGAAGGCGGAGTGGACCTCGCGGTGATGGAGGCGGGTGTGGGCGGCGTCTCGGACGCCACGCAGGCGCTCAGGAACGTGGCGGCCGTGGCGATCACGAACGTGGACCTCGACCACGTGGGCGCGCTGGGCGACACCGTGGAGGCCATCGCGCGCGACAAGGCGGGCGCCGCGCTTCCCGGCGTGCCCCTGCTGACCACCGCGACCGGCCCGGCGCTGGACGTCATCCGCGACGTCGCGCTGAAAGCGGGCGCGACGCTGTTCACACCGCACACGCACCCGGAGGTGTTCGCCGTGCCCCGGCCCCCGGTGCTCGCCGGCCCACACCAGCTTCAGAACGCGGCCCTGGCCGTCGCCACGCTGCGGACGCTCGGCTGCGCGGCGGGTGTGGACGCGGCCCTGAACGCCACCCATCCGGGCCGGCTGGAACGCTTCACGGTGGAGGGCCGGACGGTGCTGGTGGACGGCGGGCACAACCCGCACGCGACCCGCGCGCTGGCCGCAGCCGTGGCCCGCGCCGACGTGCTGCTGTTCGGGAATCTGGCCCGCAAGGACACGGCCGGAGCGCTCGCGCCGCTCCTCGCCCTCGCGCCCGTGCGGGTGTACACGGCTCCAGGCGGGGCGGCCACTCCACCGGCCGAGCTGGCCGCGCACTTCGGGGGCGAGGCCGTGGACGATCCCGCTGCGGCACTGGCCCGCGCGCTGGTCCTCACGCCGCCCGGCGGCACGCTGCTCGTCGCCGGGAGTCTGTACCTGGCCGGCACGGTGCGCGCCGAACTGAGCCGCAGGTCAAGTGAGCCATAA
- the purE gene encoding 5-(carboxyamino)imidazole ribonucleotide mutase: MGVVMGSRSDFDTMQGALDALRDLGIPYEVRVLSAHRTPALLPTYGARAERLGFACVIAGAGGAAHLPGMLAAFTRVPVLGVPVQSRALSGQDSLLSIVQMPAGVPVATFAIGAAGAKNAALFAAAILATTDPEVRAALDAFRARQTQAVLDEPHFDGHPPAGAE; the protein is encoded by the coding sequence GTGGGCGTGGTGATGGGCAGCCGCAGCGATTTCGACACCATGCAGGGCGCCCTGGACGCGCTGCGCGACCTCGGCATTCCGTACGAGGTGCGGGTGCTGTCGGCGCACCGCACGCCCGCGCTGCTGCCCACGTACGGAGCGCGCGCCGAGCGGCTGGGCTTTGCGTGCGTGATCGCCGGGGCGGGCGGCGCGGCGCACCTGCCGGGCATGCTCGCGGCGTTCACGCGCGTGCCGGTGCTGGGCGTGCCGGTGCAGTCGCGCGCGCTGTCGGGCCAGGACAGCCTGCTGAGCATCGTGCAGATGCCCGCTGGGGTGCCGGTGGCGACCTTCGCCATCGGCGCGGCCGGCGCGAAGAACGCCGCGCTGTTCGCCGCCGCGATCCTCGCCACGACCGATCCGGAGGTGCGCGCGGCGCTGGACGCCTTCCGGGCACGTCAGACGCAGGCCGTGCTGGACGAGCCCCATTTCGACGGCCACCCGCCGGCGGGAGCGGAGTGA
- the purK gene encoding 5-(carboxyamino)imidazole ribonucleotide synthase, translating to MTASLGILGGGQLAQMLALATLPLGVRVTVLEPDPLAPARLCADHLCAPYTDAAGLDALAACDAVTLEFENVPVAALDGLRGRVPVRPGAGLLERSKHRAREKEALRAAGARTAPFVVIEEPAALQGALRAVGGHGILKTSELGYDGKGQRRVVSDHALGAAWDEFGGVPCVLEGVVPFEREVSLGVARTPGGQVAFGPLVENVHRGGILRTSVFPAAVPDGVEAAAREQARAVADAWGLEGLMTLEFFQLQGSTLLVNEVAPRVHNSGHLTQDGGGISQFEAQVRAVLGRPLTDWRPLHPCAMVNVVGVVSPDGEALEPDWAGIDALEGTRVHLYHKAWRAGRKLGHVNLVAPDVSTLRARLAQLETLIP from the coding sequence GTGACGGCCTCCCTCGGCATCCTGGGCGGCGGGCAACTCGCGCAGATGCTGGCCCTGGCCACCCTGCCGCTGGGCGTGCGCGTGACGGTGCTGGAGCCCGATCCGCTCGCCCCGGCGCGGCTGTGCGCGGATCACCTGTGCGCGCCGTACACCGACGCGGCGGGCCTGGACGCCCTGGCCGCGTGCGACGCCGTGACGCTGGAGTTCGAGAACGTGCCGGTGGCCGCCCTGGACGGCCTGCGCGGCCGGGTACCAGTGCGGCCTGGCGCGGGCCTGCTGGAACGCAGCAAGCACCGCGCCCGCGAGAAGGAGGCCCTGCGCGCGGCCGGAGCGCGCACCGCACCCTTTGTGGTGATCGAGGAGCCTGCCGCCCTCCAGGGCGCGCTGCGGGCGGTGGGCGGCCACGGCATCCTGAAGACCAGCGAACTCGGGTACGACGGCAAGGGCCAGCGCCGCGTGGTCAGTGACCACGCGCTGGGCGCGGCGTGGGACGAGTTCGGCGGCGTGCCCTGCGTGCTGGAGGGCGTGGTGCCCTTCGAGCGCGAGGTCAGCCTAGGGGTGGCGCGTACGCCCGGTGGGCAGGTGGCCTTCGGGCCGCTGGTGGAGAACGTGCACAGAGGCGGCATCCTGCGCACCAGCGTGTTCCCGGCGGCCGTGCCAGACGGCGTGGAGGCCGCCGCCCGCGAGCAGGCCCGCGCCGTGGCGGACGCGTGGGGGCTGGAGGGCCTGATGACCCTGGAGTTCTTCCAGCTCCAGGGAAGTACGCTGCTGGTGAACGAGGTCGCGCCGCGCGTGCACAACAGCGGGCACCTCACGCAGGACGGCGGCGGCATCAGCCAGTTCGAGGCGCAGGTGCGCGCGGTGCTGGGCCGGCCGCTGACCGACTGGCGGCCCCTGCACCCGTGCGCGATGGTGAACGTGGTCGGCGTGGTGTCCCCCGACGGGGAAGCGCTGGAACCCGACTGGGCCGGCATCGACGCGCTGGAGGGCACCCGCGTGCACCTGTACCACAAGGCGTGGCGGGCGGGGCGCAAGCTCGGGCACGTGAACCTCGTCGCGCCGGACGTCTCCACGCTGCGCGCCCGGCTCGCGCAACTCGAGACGCTGATTCCCTGA
- a CDS encoding VanW family protein, which yields MKRSLLALLTVPLLGAAHAQTPFKLILSASEHTLQKGDVKVRAFTKSWTLPAAGVKASKAHGKVSSTLTPVLSRIERAVNARTPRPAVFRNVGGSWVAADRTGWVFDRDGTKANLLKAIRTGKGSAQVAYRRVVPARSVTLLAQRGVRWHVATGSSSYRGSPAFRVKNILVGADKLDNFFIAPGHEFDFNREVGQIDASTGFVKGFVISGGTLSKEDGGGICQVSTTIFRALYTAGLPIVERHEHSHRVHYYDPVGFEATVYAPAKNLRMKNDTGASLFVQAAWDTRAQTLRFDVFGAKTGRSVNISTPVVTAFKPAAKATYSPDPRVAAGRRRLLDTPMQGMTSVITRTIKVGGKVVSRDKLKSVYKPWGAVYGVKPGDKRLN from the coding sequence GTGAAGCGCTCCCTGCTGGCCCTCCTGACCGTGCCCCTCCTGGGCGCTGCCCACGCCCAGACGCCGTTCAAGCTGATCCTCAGTGCCAGCGAGCACACGCTCCAGAAGGGTGACGTGAAGGTGCGCGCCTTTACGAAGTCGTGGACGCTGCCGGCGGCCGGCGTGAAGGCCAGCAAGGCGCACGGCAAGGTCAGCTCGACCCTCACGCCCGTCCTGTCGCGCATCGAGCGTGCCGTGAACGCCCGCACGCCCCGGCCGGCGGTGTTCCGGAACGTGGGCGGCTCGTGGGTTGCGGCCGACCGGACCGGCTGGGTCTTCGACCGCGACGGCACCAAGGCGAACCTCCTGAAGGCCATCCGCACGGGCAAGGGCAGCGCGCAGGTCGCGTACCGGCGCGTCGTGCCTGCCCGCAGCGTGACGCTGCTCGCGCAGCGCGGCGTGCGGTGGCACGTCGCCACCGGCAGCAGCTCGTACCGCGGCAGTCCGGCGTTCCGCGTGAAGAACATCCTGGTCGGCGCGGACAAGCTCGACAACTTCTTCATCGCGCCCGGCCACGAGTTCGATTTCAACCGCGAGGTCGGGCAGATCGACGCGAGCACCGGCTTCGTGAAGGGCTTCGTGATCAGCGGCGGCACCCTCTCCAAGGAGGACGGCGGCGGCATCTGCCAGGTTAGCACCACCATCTTCCGCGCGCTGTACACGGCCGGGTTGCCCATCGTAGAGCGCCACGAGCACAGCCACCGCGTGCACTACTACGACCCTGTGGGCTTCGAGGCGACCGTGTACGCGCCGGCCAAGAATCTGCGCATGAAGAACGACACCGGCGCGTCCCTGTTCGTCCAGGCCGCGTGGGACACCCGCGCCCAGACGCTGCGCTTCGACGTGTTCGGCGCGAAGACCGGCCGCAGCGTGAACATCAGCACGCCCGTCGTCACGGCGTTCAAGCCCGCGGCCAAGGCCACGTACAGCCCGGACCCGCGCGTCGCGGCCGGGCGGCGGCGCCTGCTCGACACGCCCATGCAGGGCATGACCAGCGTGATCACCCGCACGATCAAGGTGGGCGGCAAGGTCGTCAGCCGGGACAAGCTCAAGAGCGTGTACAAGCCGTGGGGCGCGGTGTACGGCGTGAAACCCGGCGACAAGCGCCTGAACTGA